DNA from Desulfuromonas sp. AOP6:
ATCGATTTTTGTGCATCCCCTTTTCTTTAACAAGGTAGCCTGAACATTTCCCCTCAGTCAATACCGGAGCTATCCGACAGACTTTTCTTTAAAAAAGACGCTGAACGACAATAAAGCCCCCTATGAGAAGCACAACAAATACAATCGTCAGCAGATTGAAATACTTCTCGACAAAACCTCTTACCACGGGGCCAAAACGGAAAATAAGCCAGGCAACGAGAAAAAACCGCAAGCTTCGTCCAACAGCTGAAGCAAAGATAAATACTGGTAAGTTGATCTCAAATACACCGGCCCCGATAGTGAAAACCTTATAGGGTATGGGCGTGAAGCCGGCAGCAAAGATAGCCCAGAAATCATAAGTAGAAAAAATATTCTGGACTTGATGGAATACCTCCGCTGTAAATCCCGGGACGTAGGCATAAAAATATCCGGAAGCCACGTCCCACAGGGTCATACCGATGAGGTACCCAACTATACCACCAAGGACAGAACCAAGAGAACAGATCAAGGCAAAGCGAAAGGACCTCGCTGGGACGGAAATGCAGAGGGCCAGCAGAAGGACATCAGGCGGGATGGGGAAAAAGGAGGATTCTGAAAAAGCCAACAGAAAAAGAGCAGGCACCCCATAAGGTGTCGAAGCCCAATGAAGCACCCAATCGTAAAGTCTTCTTACCAGATGCACTTCAGATATCCCTTTCCGACCATCCGTACCGTCCAACAAGAGGTACGAAACGACAATCCAGAATATTTTCTTCGCAGAACTGGTTTCCGTTACGGATAATTCTTTTGAGAATCTGACTATCCTTCTCACCGACCGGAATGACCAAGCGGCCATTACTGGTCAATTGATCAAGATATTTTTCAGGAACGGAGGGTGAAGCCGCCGTGACAATAATCGCGTCAAAAGGAGCCTGCTCCTCCCACCCGAAGGTTCCGTCCGTGACTTTGATATGGACATTGTTGCATCCCGTACTGTCCAGAACCTTTCTTGCCTTGCGGGCCAGGGATGGGTGTCTTTCAACGGAGTAGACACGAGAAGCGATGCGAGAGAGTACCGCGGCCTGATATCCGGAGCCCGTCCCTATTTCCAAGACCCGCTCGCCACCCCTGAGCAGCAAGCACTCAGTCATTCTGCCAACAATATAGGGCTGAGAGATCGTTTGCTTTTCGCCTATTGGCAGGGAAAAATCACTATAGGCCTGACTCTGAAAAGCTTCTTCGACAAATAAGTGCCGTGGGACCGCAAGCATGGCGTCCAGAACAAGGGGATCGCTGACACCTTTACCCTTGACAAGTTGCTCAACCATGCGGCGCCGGGCTATGGAAAAATCCATCATGAAGATCTCTTGGAAATCAGCTTTAGGAAAACTTCAGGCGAGTCTTGTGAAAACGTCCAGGTTCCAGCGAGAAAGGCCTGCAAAAGAGGTGTAATTGGTCAAGTCAAGATGTAGTGGCGTTATGGAAACATATCCTTCATTGACAGCATGGAAGTCGGTACCTTCAATGTTTTCAAACCCGAGTTCGCCGCCGCCAATCCAGTAATATTTACGTCCCCTCGGGTCGAGATTTTCTACGACAACATCACCATATCGGCGCTTTCCCTGTCGTGTCATCTGGGCACCAAGAGGCAGCCCCTTGGGCACGTTGACGTTCAGGAAAGTATCTGGGGGTAACCCGTAATCAAGGATTTTATGAGCCAATTCGAACGCGGCTTGTCCAGCAAAGTAAAAGTCGTCATAGAGAAAGGAGTCGGATGATAAAGATACCGCCATGGCAGGAACGCCCATCATGGTAGCTTCCATGGCAGCGGAAACGGTTCCTGAGTAGGTGATATCATCTCCCATGTTGCTGCCCTTGTTTATGCCAGAAACAACAAGAGAGGGCCTCTCGGAGAGAAGTCCATGGATGCCTAGGTTCACACAGTCTGTAGGCGTTCCATCCACGGCAATAACGTCGGTCCGAATTTCGTCGGCACGAAGTGGGGAATGAAGGGTGAGAGAGTGTCCGGCAGCACTGCGTTCCCGATCAGGAGCTACCACGACAACCCGGCCCAGGTTGCCAAGCGCATCAACCAGCGCGCTTAACCCAGGAGAATGGACTCCATCATCATTGGTAATCAGGATAAGCAAGGGGCCTCAAAGGAGTACCAAAAGAAACGACCGGGGAAGACCCGGTCATTCTTCAGGGGTTGATGATCATGGAGTCTCTGAGTTTGGACAGATCGCCCCGCAACTCTTTCAAAAATGATCGTGCGTCAAAAGACCCAGCATCGTCTGATTGCTCAGAAAATGAAAAACCACCTTCTTCATGCAGTCGGGCCTTGGCACCCGCTATTGTGTAACCCTGTTGATAAAGCAATTCTTTAAGTTTCAGGATCAGAGCAATATCTTTCTGCTGATAGATTCGCTGGTTTTTACGGGTTTTGGCCGGACGAAAACAGGAAAACTCAGACTCCCAATACCTGAGAACATGAGGTTTGACACCGGTCATGTTGGCTACTTCGCCAATCTTGAAGTAGATTTTCTCAGGGTGTATTTTCATTCTCTGCCCGATCCATTACCTGCCGCCGAGATCATTCACCATTAATAGCAGCCTTCAGGACTTGACTCGGCTTAAAGGTGAGTATCCTTCTAGAGGTAATTTCAATTTCCTCACCTGTTTGAGGATTGCGACCCCGACGAGTTGCCTTTTGCTTGACGACAAAATTGCCAAAACCAGCAATCTTGATCTTGTCGCCTTCCTCAAGGGTCGATTTCAATATGTCGAAAACCATTTCGACAATATCAGCGGATTCCTTCTTGGAGAAACCGGTTTTCAAGTAAACATTTTCGACAAGGTCCGCCTTAGTCATGGCACCTCCACGTAAAAATAGTACAGGTATTTGAATTCACGGGTTTTTTTATACCACAGGAATTTGAGGTGATCAACCGATTTTTTTAACGAATTTCGGCGCCTAGTCTTTTCTCCAAGGCTTTGATTATTTTTCCGTGAAGTGAAGCAATTTCTTCGTCGGTCAATGTTTTATCCATAGAACGATAGCGCACACGTATGGCTATACTTTTCTTGCCTTCGGGAACTCCCTTGCCTCGGTACACATCGAAAAGCACAATTCCCACGACTTCCGGGCTCTTTGCCTTGTTGGCAACCACGAGAACCTCTTGAGCCGACGTGGATTCATCGACCAAGAAAGCACTGTCCCGATAGACCTCAGGAAAGCGGGATAGGGGCTGAAATTTAACGGCCCCCCTTGAAGCGGACTGAAGCAAGCTCACGTCCATATCCAGGAGATATACAGGCGTATCAATTTCAAATTTTTCGAGGACTTGGGGATGGACTTCTCCCAAGACGCCGAGCTGTTTCCCCTGGTAAAAGAGCGCGCAGGACTTCCCAGGGTGAAGATAGGGTTCAACTACTTTGTCAACTTCCCAAGACACCCCATTAACCTGAAAACAGTTCAACAACCCTTCGGCAACACCCTTTAAATCGTAAAAATCAACGGGGTTATTGCTCTGGGCCCAACCTTCAGGTTCTCGGCGGCCACAAAGAATGGCACATAGGCGCAAATTTTCACGGGGCAGTTCATCTGCGGAATTGACCATGAACACAGGGCGCAGTTCGAAAAGACGAAGGTCCCTGGAACGGTAGGCAAGATTGCGCGCGACGGTCTGCAGAATACTCGGGACGAGGGTGGTCCGCATGACCGACTGTTCTTCAGTCAGAGGATTCAGAATTTTGACATTTTGCCGCCGGGGATCTTCCCCAGGAAGACCAATGGCATCCCATGCGGACGGGGAAACGAAAGAATAATTAATGATCTCACAAAAACCGGCACCGACAAGAAAATCCTTGGCATGACCGGACATATGAATCGATGCTGGCGGAGCATGGCAAACAGAACGGCCAACGGGCATGGTAACGGGAATTTTGTCGTATCCGTTTAAACGGGCCACTTCTTCAATGAGGTCGATTTCCCTTTCGAGGTCATGTCGGAATGAGGGAATGGCCACATTCAGCATATTCGTGCCTTGAGCATTCACTCTTTCCACAGCTAGACCGATAGAGCGCAAAAGGCGCTCTATGTCATCAAGGCGCAGGGAAAGCCCCAGGACCTCATTGGTCCGATGCACACTCACGGTTACTTTTCTTTCTGGCAGGCGATTGGGATAGATGTCAAGCATGCCCGTGGCGATTTTACCGCCGGCAAGTTCCTGAATCAGCGCTGCCGCTCGGTTTAACGCTAAGGGGACCATGTTGATGTCAGCCCCTCGCTCAAATCGATGACTCGACTCAGAGTGTATCCCCAAACGTTTGCTGGTGCGCCGGATTGCCTGGGGGCTGAAGTAGGCGCTTTCCAGCAGTATATCGGCGGTCTCCGCCTGGATCTCAGAGTTTTCACCCCCCATGATGCCAGCTAGAGCGACGGGTCCCTCGGCATCACAGATGACGAGGTCGCTGGAATTAAGTTCACGCTCCTGCCCATCGAGAGTGTTGAACTTCTCCCCTTCCCCGGCCCTTTTAATAATAATTTTCTTTCCCCGCAACAGGCTGAAGTCAAAGGCATGCAAAGGGTGCCCAAGTTCCATCATGACATAATTGGTTATATCGACAACGTTGTTGATCGATCTCATCCCCAACGACTCAAGACGTCGCACCATCCAATCTGGAGACGAATCGATTTTTACACCCTGAATCAAGCGGGCCGCATAACGGGGGCAAAGTTCCGGTTCTTCGATGGTAACAGAAGTCAGGTCACTGATAGCTTCATCGGAATCCGGAATATCCACAACCTTTGCCAGAACTGGTTTTCCCACCATAGCGCCAACTTCCCTGGAAACCCCCAACACACTAAGGCAGTCAGACCGATTTGGCGTAAGTCCGATTTCGAAACGAGCGTCTTTCAACTTCAGTGCGTCAAAAACCGGAACACCAAGGGGCAGGGTTTTCGGCAGGATCAAAATACCTGCAGACTCTCCGGCGATCCCAAGTTCACATTCAGAGCAAAGCATTCCCTGAGATTCAATACCCCGAATTTTAGACTTCTTAATCTGGAAGTCGCCAGGGAGGATCGATCCAACCTGAGCCAGGGCGACATGGTCGCCAGCCTTATGATTCGTGGCGCCGCATACAACCTGGACACATTCAGACCCCGTATCCACCTGACAAACCGTAAGGCGATCCGCTTGCGGATGGGGTTCAACCGAAACAAGCTTGGCAACGATGACACTGTCAAGGCCCTCGCCAATTTTCTCCAGAGAGTCAACTTCAAGACCCGCCAGCGTCAATCGATGAGAAAGGTCGTCGGCAGACATATTAAAATCAACGAATTCTTTTATCCAGCTTGAAGTTACAATCATTTCTTAAAGCCCTTTATCAGGAATTGGAGATATCAGAGCGTCACATACATCCACTCAGAATTGACGCAAAAAGCGTAAGTCATTTTCGAAAAAGAGGCGCAGGTCATTGACCCCATATTTCAACATGGCTATACGCTCCAAACCCATACCAAAAGCAAAACCACTGTAAATAGCAGGATCATAATTAACGGACTTGAAAACCTCAGGGTCAATCATGCCGCTACCGAGAATTTCAAGCCAACCACTATTTTTGCATACACGGCAACCCTTCCCGCCACAGATGACGCACTGGATATCCACTTCAGCGCTGGGTTCAGTAAAAGGGAAAAAAGAGGGGCGGAAACGAACTCCGATATTTTGTCCAAAATACTGATTGATGAAGGTCGTCAAGATACCCTTAAGGTCGCCAAAGGTAATATGACGATCAACAAGGAAACCTTCAATCTGATGGAACATAGGGCTATGCGTGATGTCTGAATCTCTCCGGTATACCGTACCGGGTGCAATAACCCGAACGGGAGGCTCATGCTTAAGCATGGTACGAATCTGCACTGGTGAAGTATGTGTACGAAGAACCACCTCCGGGGACACGTAAAACGTGTCCTGCATGTCGCGGGCAGGATGATCCTTAGGTATATTTAAGGCTTCAAAATTATAAAAATCCTTTTCGACCTCGGGACCTTCAGCAATCCCGAAACCCAGGGACAGGAATATTTCGGAGATTTCCTCTGTCACCAGACTGATGGGATGCTTGGAGCCACGGAAGTGCCCTCTCCCCGGCAAAGTTACATCGATTTGCTCTTTTTCAAGACGACGAGCAATTTCTAGTTCCTTGATTGCCACCAAGCGGGTGGTAAACAAATCTTCAAGGGTCATCTTGACGTGATTGGCGAGTGCCCCAATCACGGGCCGTTCCTCTGCAGAAAGTCGACCCATTTCTTTCATGATGGCTGTCAACTCTCCCTTTTTTCCGAGAAAACGCACTCGCGCATCCTGCAAAGAGACCTCGGACTGCGCAACCTCGACAGCCTCCCTGGCCCGCTCGAGCATATCATCAAAGTTCTGCTTCATCATTGCCCCACTTAGTGGATAAAAAGAAGAACGGAAGCCCTGGGGCTTCCGATAGTGAAAAATAAAAAAAAGAGATGAGGTAGGCCCTCATCTCTTTTTTCCATCTACTGCAAATGGGCCTTGGCTTTATCCACGACCGCGGTGAACCCGCCGGGGTCACTGATCGCGAGCTGTGCCAGAATTTTTCTGTCCAGTCCAATCTCGGCCTTTTTAAGCCCATGAACAAGACGACTGTAGGAAATCCCGTTTTCGCGGGAGGCCGCATTGATCCGGGCAATCCAAAGAGCTCGGAAATCACGTTTTTTTACCTTGCGATCACGAAAAGCGTAGTTCAGGGCGCGATCTACAGCTTCAGTTGCACTGCGAAACAGTTTACTACGCGCTCCACGGTACCCTTTGGCTAGCTTGAGTACCTTGTTACGTCTGCGTCTCGCTTTGAAACCTCTTTTTACTCTCGGCATATTCTACTCCTTCTAGTGGTGAAATGAGCGGTTTCCCGCTGCCGGATCTGAAGGGGGAGACAATTTCCCCTCAGTTCACGGTCTTGAGCCGATAATGACCTGTGCCTAGAGATAAGGGATGAGAGCCTTGATATTTTTCTCATCAGCCTTATGAACCAAAGTTCCCTGACGCAGGTCACGTTTACGCTTGGTGCTTTTTTTGGTCAAAATATGACTGGTAAAGGCCTTGTTGCGACGTACCCGTCCACTACCCGTTGTACGAAAGCGCTTTGCAGCGCCGCGATTAGTTTTGATTTTGGGCATTCCCTGTATCTCCTTCTATTTTTTATCGCGCAAGTTTCCTGCTATTTAGATGAATCCACACAAACACTAGGTCTTTATTGCTTCTTATGGGGTGATAACACCATGGTCATAAAACGTCCAGCCATGCGCGGCGACATTTCAATCACAGCTATATCCTTGACTTCCTCGGCAATACGATCCATCAAAGCTCTGCCGAATTCCGGATGAGTCACCTCGCGCCCCCTAAACATGACAGTCACTTTGACTTTATTCCCGTCATCGAGAAATCGCCGGGCATTCTTGGCCTTGAACTGGAAATCGTGGTCTTCTGTCTTGGGCCGCATTTTGACTTCTTTTGTTTCTACTTTTGCGGTTTTTTTCTTGGCTTCTGCCGCCCTTTTACTTGCTTGATATTTATATTTGCCATAATCCATGATCCGGCAAACGGGAGGTACGGCGTTGGGTGACACCTCAACCAGGTCAAGGCCACGTGCAGTGGCGGCGCCCAGGGCCTCCTCAAGGCTCAATATACCGAGCTGTTCGCCCTCATCGTCAACAACCCGGACTTCTCTTGCTCGAATGGCACGATTGATATTGGTCTCTTGCTTAGCTATGGTGTCACCTCCTAATGATATAACCTGCATTCATCCTGGATGAAGTGGATAAATGCATCAGGTTTCATGGCATTCAAATTATCACCGCTGCGATGACGAGGCGAAAGCGTTCCCTCTTCCAATTCCTTGTCACCAATGACCAGCATGTAAGGTATTTTTTCCATTTGAGCTTCGCGAATCTTGTAACCGAGTTTTTCATTGCGAAGGTCCGCATCAACACGAACACCGGCTTCCCGCAGTAATTGTGTCACTTCCCTTGCATAATCGGCCTGACGATCCGTCACATTGACGACACGGGCCTGAATGGGGGAAAGCCACAAAGGAAAATTGCCGGCATAGTGCTCAATCAGGACTCCGACAAACCGCTCGATCGCTCCGAGAATAACACGATGAACCATAACAGGGCGATGTTTTTCCCCATCCGTCCCGACGTAACTCAGATCAAAGCGTTCAGGCAGGGTAAAATCGCACTGGATTGTAGCACACTGCCATCTTCTGTCAAGAGCGTCCTTGAGCTTAATGTCAATCTTAGGGCCGTAAAATGCGCCGTCACCCTCATTGACTTCAAAAGGCAATCCCGAATCTTTAAGGGCGCTCATCAGGGCAGTGGTCGCCCGCTCCCAGTCCACATCGCTGCCAATAGACTTTTCAGGCCGCGTGGAAATCTCCATCTCATATTCAAAGCCGAAGATTTTCATGACGTCCTGGACAAAACGCAGAACGCCCTTGATTTCGCCATCTAACTGGTCGGGAGTACACAGGATGTGCGCATCATCCTGGGTGAAGCCTCGAACCCTGAGCAGACCATGCAACACACCCGATTTTTCATGGCGATGTACAGTGCCAAGTTCAAAAAAGCGCAACGGCAAATCTCGGTAAGAGCGCTTTTTGGATTTGTAGATGAGCATGTGGGCCAGACAGTTCATGGGTTTGATCCCATAACTCTGTTCGTCCACTTCTGTGAAGTACATGTTTTCCCGGTAATTTTCATAATGACCGGACGTTTTCCACAGGTCAGTGCGAAGAATCTGCGGCCCCATGACGATGTCATAGCCTCGCCGCAGATGCTCCTTGCGCTCAAAATCCTCAAGAATAGTCCGCAGCATGGCCCCCTTGGGATGCCAAATAACAAGTCCGGCGCCGGCCTCATCGTTAAAGCTGAAAAGATCAAGCTCACGACCTAGCTTGCGATGATCCCTCTTGCGGGCTTCTTCAAGTTTTTCTAGATAGGCCTTGAGCTGCTTCTTGTCCGGGAAGGCTGTCGCATAAATGCGCTGCAGCATGGCGTTTTTTTCATCACCACGCCAATAGGCACCGGCAAGACTGGTTAATTTGAAAGCTTTGATTCTGCCCGTTGACGGCAAGTGTGGTCCACGGCATAGGTCAACGAATTCTCCCTGACGATAAAGGGAAACGGTTTCGTTGGGAAGATCCTCAATCAATTTAACCTTGTATGACTCTCCCATCTGCTTGAACAGTTCGATGGCGCTATCGCGACTCATCTCCTGACGCAGAATAGGAAGATCGGCTTTGGCCAGTTCGGCCATGCGCGCTTCAATCTGCTCAAACTCCTCGGGAGTAAACTTGTGTGTATCACTGTAGAAATCGTAATAGAAGCCATTTTCAATGGATGGGCCGATGGTCACCTGTACCTCTTCACCAAAGAGATCCTTCACCGCATGGGCCATGAGGTGCGCCGCCGAATGACGATAGACGTCCAGGCCATCTGCAGAGTTGAGAGTAATCAATTCAAGTCGGCAATCACGAACAAGAGTTGACGTCACATCAACAGGGTGACCATCGATCTTTGCCGCGACGGACTGTCTGGCCAACCCCTCACTGATCGATCCGGCAACTTCTAGCACGGAAATTCCTTCGGCGACTTCCCGGATGCTCCCGTCAGGCAGTTCAACTCGAATCATTTCCATTCAACACCCCGCTAATGAAAAGAGGCATCCAAGGATGCCTCAATCGTTAAATCGTCCCAGAATGTATCTGGTAGGCACGGGCGGGATTGAACCGCCGACCCCTACCGTGTCAAGGTAGTGCTCTCCCACTGAGCTACGTGCCTACAACCCAAATGCCGGTACCTTTTATCAAACCGCACAAGGCAAGTCAAGCAATTTTATTACGCTCTAGGAGCATTATTTTAATCGAGACTTGCTTCAATGCGTATCAGGTGACTCTTTTCGCGGATCACCTCAAGGTTATCTATTTCCTTAAGGGCCTTTTTGATATTCACTTCCAGGGCATCGTGGGTCACCAGAACAACCGGAACAGACAATCCTTCCTGGCGATCGGGCTGAATCATGGATGCGATACTGATGTCATAAGTTCCGAGAATCCCGGCGATCTGCGCAAGAACTCCCGGCCTATCCATGACGGCAAACCGCAGATAGTAAGGCCCGACAATCTCGTCCATTGATTTTATCGGCAGATCACGAATATACGCGGGACAGTACCCCATTATAGGTGAGCGCTTATTGATTCCCTGCAAAATATTGCGGCCCAGAGACATAATGTCACCCACAACTGCGCTAGCGGTGGCATCCATTCCAGCGCCGGCGCCCTGCAGAGTCACAGGACCGACAAAATCACCGACAAGGCGAACAGCATTCAGCACGCCATCAACCTGAGCAAGAGGATAATCGGCAGGTATCATGGTGGGATGTACGCGGGCCTCGATTTGCCCTCCCTCCTCCTTGCCGATGGCAAGCAACTTGATTTTGTAGCCCATCTGTTTGGCAAATTCGATATCAACCAGAGAGAGCTGTGCAATGCCCTCTGTATATACCTTGGAAAAATCGACGCGAGTGCCGAAACACAAGGATATCAGCAGGGCCAACTTGTGGGCAGTATCGATCCCTTCCACGTCAAACGTAGGGTCCGCCTCAGCATACCCCTTTTCCTGTGCTTCTTTAAGCACAGAGCCAAAATCCTCTCCGTCTTCCGTCATGCGTGTCAGAATGTAGTTGCAAGTACCATTAAAAATGCCGAACACGCTATGGAAGTTGTTGCCGCAGAGATTTTCTTTAATGGCTGAGATAATAGGGATTCCACCACCTACGGCCGCTTCATAAAGAACCTCCACACCGTACTTTTCCGCAGCCTGCAGGATTTCCTGGCCATGAACGGCGAGCAATGCTTTATTTGCCGTAACAACATGTTTGCCGTTTTGAATGGCTTTTAGAACTAGAGAACGAGCGGGTTCATATCCACCAATCAGTTCAACAACGACATGGATATCCGGGTGGCTGACAACGTCATTCGCATCGGCAGTCAACATATGACCTGGAACACTCACACCACGATCGCGAACAATATCCAAGTCGGCTATTTTCACGAGGTTCACCTTGCAGCCGAGACGCTGTTCGATGATCTTGGCGTTTTTCTGGACAAGTCGAACTACACCTGTTCCAATGGTTCCAAAACCTAAAAGACCGATATTGATACTTTGCATATTAAAACTCCACCACTCGAAGATATGCTTTTTTGACCTAACGACAAATTGTAATTTAGATTTTTACTCACCTTGAAAGGTCAGAAGACATTCCATGGTCCCAAGGGAAGCGCTAGCAAGATAGGCTTCAATAGTACCCTGAAGAGCGGTACGGCTTACCTTGGTCGGAGGTGTAATAGCTAGCGCGACACGCCGAAATCCGGCTCTTTTAAGAATGTCCAGAACCTGTCGGACAAGGTCTTCCATTTTTTTCGTATCCAGGGTTTGAAACCTGCCGGCACCAAAAAACATCACCCAGTCCGCGTTGACACGATGATCGCCCATGACCACAAGTCGCTGGCCCGCTTCCCCACGCATGAATCCTTCAAGCAGATTTTGTGTCAGGAGACCGCAAAGACGCCAATCCAGCAGAGCGGCAGCTCCTCGGATGGGTTGCTGGTCCTCAAAGATGAAGGCAACAATGACCTCCCCGTCAAGTTTGTCGGCAGGAAGGTCAAGAACCCGCACGCGCGTCATGAAACAACATGCCTGTTTTCACGGGATATTTTATCTAGAATGCCATTGATAAAGGAGGGTGTTTCGACGGTACCATATCGCTTTCCAATTTCAATAGCTTCGTTGATCACCACATTGGAGGGGATATCCGGGCGGTAGAGCAATTCGTAGACTGCCAGTCGAAGTAGAGACAGGTCTACTCTCGACATCCTGTCAAGTGACCAGTTAGTCGAATGACTGGATATAACCTTGTCTATCTGTTCAAGGTGTTTGTCGACCCCATAAATTAGCTCTTCGGTAAAATGACGCTGCTCCGAGGGGACGGAGTCCGGGGGTCCCTCAACCGGGTCGCCGAGAATGTCATCCTGAAAATGGAAATTACGCCAGAAATCCTCTAACACCGCATCGATGGAGGTATTTTGGTCAAACAAGCTGTAGATGATTTTAAGAGCGAGTTCCCGCCCTTTCCTACGTGTCCCCATGTTCTCACAGAGCCTTAAAGAGATTGGCCATTTCAATGGCGCTAACAGCGGCGTCAAAGCCCTTGTTGCCGGCTTTGGTCCCCGCCCTCTCAATGGCCTGTTCGATCGTATCCGTTGTCAAAACACCAAACGCAACAGGAATCCCTGACTCAAGACTGACTGAGGCCACGCCCTTGGAAACTTCAGCACTGACATACTCGAAATGGGGAGTGGCACCCCTGATAACACATCCGAGACAAATAATGGCATCATATCGGTTAGTCTGTGCCACCTTCTTGGCTGCAATAGGTATTTCAAATGCCCCGGGCACCCGAATGGTATGAACATCTTCGCCAACTGCCCCATGACGAACAAGAGCGTCCACCGCACCCTCAACCAGACGGTCACAGATAAAACTGTTGAAGCGGCTCACAATCAGAGCCACCTTAAGACCCTTGGCATCCAACTTTCCTTCATAAATCTGGCTCATCACGATCTCCTATGCCGATACCATTAACAGGCAAAGCAAGCCTCAAAGATTTTCAAGAAGATGTCCCATCTTCTCCCGTTTCGTTTCCAGATAGCGGCGATTGGTGCCTGTCGGCGCAACTTCCAGAGGAACCCGGCCAACAATCTCAAGCCCGTACCCTTCCAGGCCAACAATTTTTTTAGGGTTATTCGTCATCAACCTGAGCTTCCGGACACCCAATTCGGAAAGAATCTGAGCGCCAATGCCATAATCCCGCAGGTCAGCCTTGAAACCAAGCGCTTCGTTGGCTTCAACGGTATCGTGC
Protein-coding regions in this window:
- the thrS gene encoding threonine--tRNA ligase, with the protein product MEMIRVELPDGSIREVAEGISVLEVAGSISEGLARQSVAAKIDGHPVDVTSTLVRDCRLELITLNSADGLDVYRHSAAHLMAHAVKDLFGEEVQVTIGPSIENGFYYDFYSDTHKFTPEEFEQIEARMAELAKADLPILRQEMSRDSAIELFKQMGESYKVKLIEDLPNETVSLYRQGEFVDLCRGPHLPSTGRIKAFKLTSLAGAYWRGDEKNAMLQRIYATAFPDKKQLKAYLEKLEEARKRDHRKLGRELDLFSFNDEAGAGLVIWHPKGAMLRTILEDFERKEHLRRGYDIVMGPQILRTDLWKTSGHYENYRENMYFTEVDEQSYGIKPMNCLAHMLIYKSKKRSYRDLPLRFFELGTVHRHEKSGVLHGLLRVRGFTQDDAHILCTPDQLDGEIKGVLRFVQDVMKIFGFEYEMEISTRPEKSIGSDVDWERATTALMSALKDSGLPFEVNEGDGAFYGPKIDIKLKDALDRRWQCATIQCDFTLPERFDLSYVGTDGEKHRPVMVHRVILGAIERFVGVLIEHYAGNFPLWLSPIQARVVNVTDRQADYAREVTQLLREAGVRVDADLRNEKLGYKIREAQMEKIPYMLVIGDKELEEGTLSPRHRSGDNLNAMKPDAFIHFIQDECRLYH
- a CDS encoding homoserine dehydrogenase; the protein is MQSINIGLLGFGTIGTGVVRLVQKNAKIIEQRLGCKVNLVKIADLDIVRDRGVSVPGHMLTADANDVVSHPDIHVVVELIGGYEPARSLVLKAIQNGKHVVTANKALLAVHGQEILQAAEKYGVEVLYEAAVGGGIPIISAIKENLCGNNFHSVFGIFNGTCNYILTRMTEDGEDFGSVLKEAQEKGYAEADPTFDVEGIDTAHKLALLISLCFGTRVDFSKVYTEGIAQLSLVDIEFAKQMGYKIKLLAIGKEEGGQIEARVHPTMIPADYPLAQVDGVLNAVRLVGDFVGPVTLQGAGAGMDATASAVVGDIMSLGRNILQGINKRSPIMGYCPAYIRDLPIKSMDEIVGPYYLRFAVMDRPGVLAQIAGILGTYDISIASMIQPDRQEGLSVPVVLVTHDALEVNIKKALKEIDNLEVIREKSHLIRIEASLD
- a CDS encoding M17 family peptidase N-terminal domain-containing protein, producing MTRVRVLDLPADKLDGEVIVAFIFEDQQPIRGAAALLDWRLCGLLTQNLLEGFMRGEAGQRLVVMGDHRVNADWVMFFGAGRFQTLDTKKMEDLVRQVLDILKRAGFRRVALAITPPTKVSRTALQGTIEAYLASASLGTMECLLTFQGE
- the nusB gene encoding transcription antitermination factor NusB; this translates as MGTRRKGRELALKIIYSLFDQNTSIDAVLEDFWRNFHFQDDILGDPVEGPPDSVPSEQRHFTEELIYGVDKHLEQIDKVISSHSTNWSLDRMSRVDLSLLRLAVYELLYRPDIPSNVVINEAIEIGKRYGTVETPSFINGILDKISRENRHVVS
- the ribE gene encoding 6,7-dimethyl-8-ribityllumazine synthase, whose product is MSQIYEGKLDAKGLKVALIVSRFNSFICDRLVEGAVDALVRHGAVGEDVHTIRVPGAFEIPIAAKKVAQTNRYDAIICLGCVIRGATPHFEYVSAEVSKGVASVSLESGIPVAFGVLTTDTIEQAIERAGTKAGNKGFDAAVSAIEMANLFKAL